One genomic segment of Panulirus ornatus isolate Po-2019 chromosome 3, ASM3632096v1, whole genome shotgun sequence includes these proteins:
- the LOC139759695 gene encoding uncharacterized protein: MLLYKVVATVLVVWARGPGAAATDSDEGEREARETLPLGYDHGEEFEAYGIPLLNKKHVSYDFAYSVRDDDTGAAYSHEEERQGDTTRGEYRVSLPDGRIQIVTYVADENGYRAKVSYEPSNIVPVVHHKPKYAPRAGGPPPRPPPAYRARRPRPRPRQRPRPTTLHPPHGHPEVLYHPEPTKAPYHPLPIKAPYLPEPTKAPHHPKPTKTPYLPEPKKAPYHPEPTKAPYHPEPPKAPYLPEPTKAPYHPEPTKAPYLPKPTKAPYHPEPTKAPYHPEPTKAPYHPEPTKAPYLPEPTKAPYHPEPTKASYLPRPTSVPYLLTPAKAPYLPAPKKSTYFPIPTDTPYLPVPTKSPYLPVSTAGPYRPLPTGYPYPGHPIPPHYPLPPKVPFHPTLLPHSPVPSTPRSYHLSDPTHITTYKPVHKSTPAPHVTLRPIFYPKASSTTSSSVPPPTTIAATPTPAVTSSAYKKPTTIVPLKLHEITSHKPKTTPATVITLTPKETEDKVTTYKPISLPTTPATPVPTPPTPSPSPPLPPSPTPYPSPKPYTPSPYPYPGPYTPSPYPSPRPNSPSPYPSPRPNSPSPYPSPRPYSSSSYPSPKPHAPSPYPSQRPYTPTPPPYPVRTPLPYSRAELAPPFGGPSPRPYIPYLPPFFGPQYGPHFPGPSYPPKIRGYPPPSGFSSQPSHLTTPKPAP, encoded by the exons GTGGTGGcgactgtgttggtggtgtgggcgcGCGGTCCAGGCGCAGCAGCTACGGACTCGgacgaaggagagagggaggcgagaGAAACGCTCCCTCTCGGGTATGACCACGGCGAGGAGTTCGAAGCATATGGTATTCCTCTACTGAATAAG AAACACGTGAGCTACGACTTCGCATACAGCGTGCGTGACGACGATACGGGCGCCGCCTATAGCCATGAGGAGGAACGTCAGGGCGACACGACTCGAGGTGAATACCGGGTGTCTCTTCCCGACGGCAGGATCCAGATCGTCACATATGTTGCTGATGAAAACGGGTATCGGGCCAAAGTGTCCTACGAGCCGTCTAACATTGTGCCGGTCGTACATCATAAACCCAAGTATGCACCTAGGGCTGGCGGCCCACCTCCCCGTCCACCTCCTGCATACAGAGCGCGGCGCCCACGCCCACGGCCACGCCAGCGACCGCGACCAACCACGCTCCACCCACCTCATGGGCATCCTGAAGTTTTATATCATCCAGAACCGACAAAGGCTCCTTACCATCCACTGCCGATAAAGGCTCCCTACCTCCCAGAGCCAACTAAGGCTCCTCACCATCCAAAGCCAACGAAAACTCCCTACCTCCCAGAGCCAAAGAAGGCACCCTACCACCCGGAGCCAACGAAAGCTCCCTATCATCCAGAGCCACCAAAGGCTCCCTACCTCCCAGAACCAACGAAAGCTCCCTACCATCCGGAGCCAACGAAGGCTCCCTACCTCCCAAAACCAACAAAAGCTCCCTACCATCCGGAGCCAACGAAGGCTCCCTACCACCCGGAGCCAACAAAGGCACCCTACCACCCAGAGCCAACAAAGGCTCCTTACCTCCCAGAGCCAACGAAAGCTCCCTACCATCCAGAGCCAACAAAGGCTTCCTACCTCCCACGGCCAACGTCGGTTCCTTATCTTCTGACACCAGCGAAGGCACCCTACCTTCCGGCACCCAAGAAGTCTACCTATTTCCCAATTCCAACAGACACTCCCTACCTCCCAGTACCAACGAAGTCTCCGTACTTACCAGTGTCCACAGCTGGTCCCTACAGGCCGCTGCCGACAGGCTACCCTTACCCTGGCCACCCTATACCACCACACTATCCTCTCCCGCCCAAGGTTCCCTTCCATCCAACACTTCTACCACACTCCCCCGTACCATCCACCCCTCGGAGCTATCACCTCTCGGATCCAACACATATAACGACCTATAAGCCAGTCCACAAAAGCACCCCTGCCCCCCATGTGACACTACGACCAATATTTTACCCCAAGGCCTCCTCCACGACCAGTAGTtccgtccctcctcctaccaccatcgcagccaccccaaccccagcagtTACCTCCTCGGCCTACAAAAAGCCAACCACAATAGTTCCCTTAAAACTTCATGAAATCACAAGCCATAAGCCGAAGACCACCCCTGCCACcgtcatcactctcactccaaaggaaacGGAAGACAAAGTTACGACTTATAAACCCATTTCTCttcccaccaccccagccacccccGTCCCTACACCCCCAACCCCATCTCCTTCCCCACCtctaccaccctcccccaccccatacccGTCCCCGAAACCTTACACGCCATCGCCCTACCCATATCCAGGACCCTACACTCCCTCGCCCTACCCATCCCCGAGGCCTAACTCACCCTCGCCCTACCCATCGCCGAGGCCTAACTCCCCCTCGCCCTACCCATCACCCAGACCTTACTCATCCTCTTCCTACCCATCCCCGAAGCCTCATGCTCCCTCGCCTTACCCATCCCAGAGACCTTACACACCAACGCCACCCCCTTACCCAGTGCGGACTCCGCTCCCCTACTCAAGAGCAGAGTTAGCACCACCCTTCGGAGGCCCTTCACCCCGCCCTTATATCCCTTACCTGCCACCCTTCTTCGGCCCCCAGTATGGCCCGCACTTCCCAGGGCCCTCTTATCCACCTAAAATCAGGGGATACCCACCCCCGTCAGGTTTCTCTTCTCAACCTTCCCATCTCACCACCCCCAAGCCTGCCCCGTAG
- the LOC139760423 gene encoding uncharacterized protein encodes MDPAQFQGSLTATTSRVSIEPTILSSSSSNSTSTSSSTSTSFTSVTSISYSSISSSSLSSISSSSDSELRCGVSSTSCNNVSHTSNLEHTPTSCCWSNPASSRTVTPSASNSVLSLRTSSPLSCVMYSPATCDLHSAAAGDPDSHTVQFATPAASSLTSKSDSSSRGPICRICHEGESLAELISPCWCTGSVGAVHKACLERWLTLASCDKCELCGYSFPVTRLPKPFWKFLLRCDNPGIRRALLVDGVCLLLLTPLAVASIYLCIMGAVYYANEDLHSEDAFINHLLVLATEGHQTIQEGEDDSGSTEQPRRRRPPGLSEDWEERAVPWETMALVLLALVLIAVYLAWAIMAFSYQARVWKRWRVVHQDLLLVDTGLRPSRLGLPTSFCHNLRSNFSPVSLQSIGVFPDQHSNSADTLLARTAGEELVSPGKLNCDTSLEELGLQLVGQKSASREEPSELNGSSGCT; translated from the exons ATGGATCCTGCCCAGTTCCAGGGTTCTCTCACCGCAACCACTAGCCGCGTCTCCATTGAGCCCACCatactctcctcctcttcctccaacagtaCTTCCACCTCCAGCAGTACTTCCACCTCGTTCACCAGTGTCACTTCCATCTCTTACAGCAGTATCTCGTCCTCGTCATTAAGCAGCATCTCGTCCAGCAGTGACTCTGAATTACGCTGTGGCGTGTCTTCCACGTCGTGCAACAATGTGTCGCACACATCCAATCTCGAACACACTcctacctcctgctgctggtctAACCCAGCTTCCAGCCGTACCGTAACCCCCTCAGCTAGCAATAGTGTCCTCAGTCTACGTACATCTTCCCCACTCTCCTGTGTCATGTATTCCCCGGCTACATGCGACCTACACTCTGCCGCCGCTGGTGACCCAGACTCGCACACAGTGCAGTTCGCCACCCCTGCAGCCTCGTCTCTGACCAGTAagagcgacagcagcagcaggggacccATCTGTCGCATCTGCCACGAAG GTGAGAGCTTGGCAGAGCTGATTTCCCCATGCTGGTGCACGGGTTCTGTCGGGGCCGTGCACAAAGCTTGCCTGGAGCGCTGGCTGACCCTGGCCTCCTGCGATAAGTGTGAGCTCTGTGGCTACTCCTTTCCTGTCACTCGTTTACCCAAACCCTTCTGGAAG TTTCTCCTGCGCTGCGACAATCCTGGAATTCGTCGGGCCTTACTGGTTGACGGGGTCTGCCTGCTGTTGCTGACACCGCTGGCTGTGGCCTCGATCTACCTGTGTATCATGGGCGCCGTCTACTATGCCAACGAGGACCTGCACTCGGAAGACGCCTTTATCAACCATCTGTTGGTTCTGGCCACGGAAGGACATCAAACTATACAG GAGGGTGAGGATGACTCTGGGAGTACGGAGCAGCCCAGGAGGCGGAGGCCCCCGGGGCTGTCTGAAGACTGGGAGGAGCGGGCCGTTCCCTGGGAGACGATGGCCTTGGTGCTGCTGGCTCTGGTCCTCATCGCTGTCTACCTCGCCTGGGCCATCATGGCTTTCAG CTACCAGGCGCGGGTGTGGAAGCGATGGCGAGTGGTGCATCAGGATCTGTTGTTGGTAGACACCGGCCTAAGACCCAGCAGGCTCGGCCTCCCCACCTCATTCTGCCACAACCTGCGTAGTAATTTCAGTCCCGTGAGTCTGCAAAGTATTGGCGTCTTCCCGGATCAACATTCAAATTCGGCAGACACCCTGCTGGCGAGGACAGCCGGGGAAGAACTGGTCTCGCCAGGAAAACTAAACTGTGACACAAGTCTGGAAGAACTTGGACTTCAGTTAGTTGGTCAAAAGTCTGCCAGCAGAGAAGAACCATCCGAGCTGAATGGGTCGTCAGGCTGTACCTAA